In the Flavobacterium acetivorans genome, one interval contains:
- a CDS encoding LptF/LptG family permease, protein MKILDKYLLKTFLITFTTVFVILFFIFILQTIWLFIAELAGKDLDIFMIIKFLLFSMPRIIPLVLPLSILLASIMTFGNLAENYEFAAMKSSGISLQRSMRSLTIFIFLLSFVAFLFANNVIPYAEYKFINFRKNIAQVKPALAIAEGQFSDVGAYNIKVNKKSGDNGNILTGITIHKKSNIGDGSKTVIKAKDGELISSEKSSILQLVLNDGNYYEDIVPKKYTDRAKLPFAKSSFKKYTINIDLSQLNASTVDDTDISNTNTMLTANELNYTLDSLSKNLKTEIISYSENINLRTGITNTVARVQEEKQKKKTLPNNLLSLYSNEQKSEILKMANSNVVSTGYSIESTKVNLLNKQKNINNHLLAFYDKFVIAFACFLMFFIGAPLGAIIRKGGLGLPIVFAVLIFIAFHFINTFGKRIAQENGLSPFMGAWMSSFILSPLAILLTYRATNDIGLINMDVILAPFQKLFQKLFPSQK, encoded by the coding sequence GTGAAAATTCTTGACAAATACTTATTAAAAACATTCCTGATTACATTTACTACGGTATTTGTAATCTTGTTTTTTATATTCATACTTCAAACCATTTGGTTGTTCATTGCAGAACTGGCAGGCAAGGATCTGGATATCTTCATGATTATTAAGTTCCTGCTGTTTTCGATGCCTCGAATTATACCCTTAGTACTGCCCTTATCGATATTACTGGCTTCCATTATGACTTTTGGCAATCTGGCCGAAAACTACGAGTTTGCTGCAATGAAATCTTCTGGAATATCATTGCAAAGATCAATGAGAAGTCTTACGATATTCATCTTCTTGTTAAGTTTTGTTGCCTTTTTATTTGCCAATAATGTGATTCCTTATGCTGAATATAAGTTCATCAACTTTAGAAAAAATATTGCACAAGTAAAACCAGCATTGGCCATAGCCGAAGGACAATTTAGTGATGTAGGCGCTTATAATATCAAAGTCAATAAAAAATCAGGAGACAATGGAAACATCCTTACAGGCATAACCATTCATAAAAAATCCAATATAGGTGATGGCAGTAAAACAGTCATTAAAGCCAAAGATGGCGAATTAATCAGTAGCGAAAAATCAAGTATCCTGCAATTAGTCCTTAATGACGGTAATTACTATGAGGATATTGTTCCAAAGAAATATACTGACAGAGCCAAATTACCTTTTGCCAAGAGCTCTTTCAAAAAATACACCATCAATATTGACTTGTCGCAATTAAATGCAAGTACGGTTGATGATACTGACATTAGCAACACCAATACTATGCTTACTGCCAATGAACTAAACTACACCTTAGATTCATTAAGCAAAAATTTAAAAACAGAGATCATCTCCTATTCGGAAAATATCAATCTAAGAACAGGGATAACCAATACAGTTGCTCGTGTACAAGAAGAAAAACAAAAGAAGAAAACGCTTCCTAATAATCTTTTGTCCTTGTACTCCAATGAACAGAAGTCTGAAATCCTAAAAATGGCCAACAGTAATGTGGTCAGTACCGGTTATTCCATCGAAAGTACTAAGGTCAATTTATTGAACAAGCAGAAAAACATCAACAATCACTTATTGGCTTTTTATGATAAATTTGTAATTGCCTTTGCTTGTTTTTTAATGTTCTTCATTGGAGCGCCTCTTGGTGCAATCATTAGAAAAGGCGGTCTTGGACTTCCGATTGTTTTTGCCGTACTTATTTTTATTGCTTTTCATTTCATCAATACTTTTGGAAAAAGAATTGCCCAAGAAAACGGATTATCTCCTTTTATGGGCGCTTGGATGTCTTCCTTTATTCTTAGTCCACTGGCGATATTATTGACTTATAGAGCAACT
- a CDS encoding LolA family protein yields MNKIIQIAFILLFSFSIQAQDKKAKELLDQVTSKVKSYDNIVIDFKYSLNNSKENINQDSKGNVTMKNNQYVLNFMGITKIFDGKKTYTIVPEDEEITISSFNEKDDNAITPSKMLTFFNSGYRYTMADLQNIKGRKIQYIKLIPTNNRDQRKEIQLGIDIQTKHIYNLIEVGKKGTKTTLTVNSFKTNQPLSKNQFTFAESKYPNYYINKLD; encoded by the coding sequence ATGAACAAAATTATTCAGATTGCATTTATTTTACTTTTTAGCTTTTCGATACAAGCCCAAGACAAAAAAGCAAAAGAGCTTTTAGATCAGGTAACTTCAAAAGTAAAAAGCTATGACAATATTGTAATCGATTTCAAATATTCCTTGAATAATTCCAAAGAAAACATTAATCAGGACAGTAAAGGAAATGTAACGATGAAAAACAATCAATATGTTTTGAATTTCATGGGAATTACTAAAATTTTTGACGGAAAGAAAACCTATACTATTGTCCCTGAAGATGAAGAAATCACCATCTCTAGTTTTAACGAAAAAGACGACAATGCCATTACGCCATCAAAGATGTTGACTTTTTTTAATAGTGGATACCGTTATACTATGGCTGATTTACAAAATATCAAAGGAAGAAAAATTCAATATATAAAACTGATCCCAACAAACAATAGGGATCAAAGAAAAGAGATCCAATTGGGAATCGATATACAAACCAAACACATCTACAATTTGATTGAAGTAGGTAAAAAAGGAACAAAAACAACTTTAACCGTTAATTCTTTTAAAACCAACCAACCTTTATCAAAAAATCAATTTACCTTTGCCGAAAGTAAATATCCAAATTATTACATCAATAAATTAGATTAA
- a CDS encoding DNA translocase FtsK: protein MAKTTKKEPLQKKDRSESDASKPWEITKQHKIVLGCLLVLFSIALAIAFISFYIHGQVDQSAVAELTNRTETVQNWLGKFGAFLADLIVHNGFGLASFLFVRLFFLTGIFLILNLSSKKLKGIWFWDLFAIIILSVLFGFFATSLPELGGVVGYELNLFLQDYIGKTGTLLTLVFGLVVYLIFKLKLSPEKVQSFFENTKKDIKTDLSSLAMSKNEGAYNLEEFAVAEQNELEDIVLKPKISQFEINKESLKPTISHSSEINLDPITKPIIVPPPFNNDTVNPLDSFVIETAQEEDIIEENLASRLVSDFGLFDPTLDLSNYKYPTIDLLKEYSTGGITINQEELEENKNKIVDTLRNYKIEIAQIKATVGPSVTLYEIVPEAGIRISKIKSLEDDIALSLSALGIRIIAPIPGKGTIGIEVPNKNPTMVSMKSVIGSAKFQEAEMELPIALGKTISNETFVVDLAKMPHLLMAGATGQGKSVGLNAVLTSLLYKKHPAEVKFVLVDPKKVELTLFNKIERHYLAKLPDTEDAIITDNAKVVNTLNSLCVEMDNRYSLLKDAMVRNIKEYNDKFKSRKLNPENGHRFLPYIILVVDEFADLIMTAGKEVEIPIARLAQLARAIGIHLIIATQRPSVNVITGLIKANFPARIAFRVTSKIDSRTILDTQGADQLIGRGDLLYTNGNDVVRVQCAFIDTPEVEKITDFIGSQKAYATAYLLPEFVGEDSGINLDMDISERDTLFREAAEIIVNAQQGSASLLQRKLKLGYNRAGRLIDQLEAAGIVGPFEGSKARSVNILDMSSLDQFFNNEQNN from the coding sequence ATGGCCAAAACTACAAAAAAAGAACCTCTACAAAAAAAAGACAGGTCCGAATCTGATGCTAGCAAACCTTGGGAAATAACAAAACAGCACAAGATTGTCTTGGGCTGTCTTTTGGTATTGTTTTCTATTGCTTTAGCAATTGCCTTTATTTCATTTTATATTCACGGACAAGTGGATCAAAGTGCCGTAGCCGAATTGACAAACAGAACCGAAACAGTTCAAAACTGGCTTGGGAAATTTGGTGCTTTTTTGGCCGATTTAATTGTACACAACGGTTTCGGCTTGGCCTCTTTCCTATTTGTTCGTTTGTTTTTCTTAACAGGAATCTTTTTAATTCTGAATCTTTCCTCAAAAAAGTTGAAAGGGATTTGGTTTTGGGACTTATTTGCCATCATTATCCTATCGGTTTTATTTGGTTTTTTTGCCACTTCCTTACCAGAATTAGGAGGAGTTGTAGGATATGAACTCAATTTATTTTTACAGGATTATATCGGAAAAACAGGTACGCTTTTGACACTGGTTTTTGGTTTGGTTGTTTATCTTATTTTTAAACTCAAATTATCTCCTGAAAAAGTCCAATCTTTCTTTGAAAATACCAAAAAAGACATTAAAACAGACTTGAGTTCCCTTGCGATGAGCAAAAACGAAGGCGCTTATAATTTGGAAGAATTTGCTGTTGCCGAACAAAACGAACTCGAAGATATTGTTTTAAAACCAAAGATTTCCCAATTTGAGATTAACAAAGAATCTTTGAAACCTACTATCTCGCATTCTTCCGAAATCAATTTGGATCCTATTACAAAACCTATTATTGTCCCTCCTCCTTTTAACAATGACACAGTAAATCCTTTGGATTCTTTCGTGATTGAAACAGCTCAGGAAGAAGATATTATTGAAGAAAATCTAGCTTCCAGATTAGTTTCTGATTTTGGATTATTCGATCCTACTTTGGATTTATCCAATTATAAATATCCTACAATTGATTTATTAAAAGAATATTCAACTGGCGGAATTACGATCAACCAAGAGGAATTAGAAGAAAATAAAAACAAAATTGTAGATACGCTTCGCAATTATAAAATTGAGATTGCACAAATAAAAGCAACCGTTGGACCATCGGTTACCTTATATGAAATTGTTCCCGAAGCTGGAATTCGTATCTCTAAAATTAAGAGCTTAGAAGACGATATTGCTTTATCGCTTTCGGCATTAGGAATTCGTATTATCGCTCCTATTCCTGGAAAAGGAACCATAGGAATCGAGGTGCCTAACAAGAATCCTACAATGGTTTCGATGAAAAGTGTTATTGGATCAGCCAAATTTCAAGAAGCCGAAATGGAGCTTCCAATTGCCCTTGGAAAAACGATTTCGAACGAAACTTTTGTGGTAGATTTAGCCAAAATGCCTCACCTTTTGATGGCGGGTGCTACCGGACAAGGAAAATCAGTTGGTTTGAATGCCGTTTTGACTTCACTTTTATACAAAAAACACCCTGCCGAAGTCAAATTTGTATTGGTCGATCCTAAAAAAGTAGAATTGACACTCTTCAATAAGATTGAAAGACATTATCTGGCCAAACTACCTGATACCGAAGACGCCATTATCACTGATAATGCTAAGGTGGTGAACACTTTGAATTCACTTTGTGTGGAAATGGATAATCGTTATTCACTATTGAAAGATGCGATGGTTCGAAACATAAAAGAATACAACGATAAATTTAAATCCAGAAAGCTGAATCCTGAAAATGGACATCGTTTTCTTCCTTATATCATATTAGTTGTCGATGAGTTTGCCGATTTGATTATGACTGCAGGAAAAGAAGTTGAAATTCCTATTGCCCGCTTGGCTCAATTAGCGCGTGCTATTGGAATTCATTTGATTATTGCCACACAACGACCTTCGGTAAACGTAATTACCGGTTTGATAAAGGCCAACTTCCCAGCCAGAATCGCTTTTAGAGTTACCTCCAAAATTGATTCCAGAACCATTTTGGACACCCAAGGTGCGGATCAATTGATTGGACGCGGAGATTTACTTTATACCAACGGTAACGATGTCGTACGCGTACAATGTGCGTTTATAGACACACCCGAAGTGGAGAAAATCACTGATTTTATTGGTTCCCAAAAAGCATACGCAACAGCTTACCTGCTTCCAGAATTTGTAGGAGAAGATAGTGGCATCAATCTTGATATGGATATTTCCGAAAGAGATACCCTGTTTAGAGAAGCTGCAGAAATTATTGTCAATGCCCAGCAAGGTTCGGCATCATTGTTGCAAAGAAAACTGAAGTTAGGCTACAACAGAGCCGGTCGATTGATTGACCAACTTGAAGCAGCCGGAATTGTAGGACCCTTTGAAGGAAGCAAGGCAAGAAGCGTAAACATCCTAGACATGAGCTCTCTTGATCAATTTTTCAACAACGAACAAAATAATTAA
- a CDS encoding diacylglycerol kinase family protein, whose amino-acid sequence MEFQKDNSFVTGRMKSMTYALQGAIKLITTEHSVMVQFSIGILMTIAGFYFGISKTEWLFQTLAIGLVVSIEGLNTAVEKIADFIHPNYHERIGFIKDIAAGAVFFAAMTAIAIGLIIYIPILF is encoded by the coding sequence ATGGAATTTCAAAAAGACAACAGCTTCGTTACCGGAAGAATGAAAAGCATGACCTATGCACTTCAAGGAGCTATAAAATTGATTACGACTGAACATAGCGTTATGGTTCAATTTTCAATAGGAATATTGATGACCATTGCCGGTTTCTATTTTGGTATTTCCAAGACAGAATGGCTTTTTCAAACCCTAGCAATAGGATTAGTGGTAAGTATAGAAGGCTTGAATACTGCTGTAGAAAAAATCGCTGATTTTATCCATCCAAATTATCATGAAAGAATTGGATTCATAAAAGATATTGCAGCAGGAGCTGTTTTCTTTGCTGCAATGACGGCAATCGCAATCGGTTTAATCATTTATATACCAATTTTATTTTAG
- the tpx gene encoding thiol peroxidase: MASITLGGNPINTSGELPKVGTKLSDFKLVNSDLSIATMNDFTGKRLILNIFPSIDTGTCATSVRKFNETAANLENTAVLCISRDLPFAQKRFCGAEGIENVINLSDFQEGSFGKANGLEITDGPLTGLHSRAIIIVDENGVITHTEQVAEIANEPNYEAALAVL; this comes from the coding sequence ATGGCTTCAATAACATTAGGAGGAAATCCAATAAACACTTCAGGAGAATTACCAAAAGTAGGAACTAAACTATCTGATTTTAAATTAGTAAACAGCGATCTTTCAATTGCTACAATGAATGATTTTACAGGAAAAAGACTGATTTTAAATATCTTCCCAAGCATCGACACTGGAACTTGTGCTACCTCTGTCAGAAAATTTAATGAGACTGCAGCTAACTTAGAGAATACTGCCGTTTTATGTATCTCCAGAGATTTGCCATTTGCTCAAAAGCGTTTTTGTGGTGCCGAAGGAATTGAAAATGTAATCAACTTATCTGACTTCCAAGAAGGTAGTTTTGGTAAAGCAAATGGATTAGAAATCACTGACGGACCATTGACAGGATTACATTCCAGAGCAATCATAATTGTGGACGAAAACGGAGTAATTACTCATACGGAACAAGTTGCTGAAATTGCTAATGAACCTAACTACGAAGCTGCATTAGCAGTACTATAA
- a CDS encoding DUF6952 family protein produces the protein MKLPVIKHLTQFIEENDQDYIIETIEVLEAMTEIPSLKDEELDVIGELISNMYGALEVHKLVKNGTDKKEALNTFMKRVLGSIDK, from the coding sequence ATGAAATTACCCGTAATAAAGCATCTAACGCAGTTTATAGAAGAAAACGATCAGGATTATATCATAGAAACCATTGAAGTTCTGGAAGCAATGACAGAAATTCCCTCTTTGAAAGATGAAGAACTGGATGTTATAGGCGAGCTGATTTCTAATATGTATGGTGCATTAGAAGTTCACAAATTGGTCAAAAACGGAACAGATAAAAAAGAAGCATTAAATACTTTTATGAAAAGAGTTTTGGGCTCAATTGATAAATAG
- a CDS encoding thioredoxin family protein: protein MLIDLNEDKLADLITENQKVVVQFSASWCGNCRIMKPKFKKLASENDAITFVLVDAENSPESRKLANVSNLPTFATFVNGKLVNETQTNKAEVLAELVSEIA, encoded by the coding sequence ATGTTAATCGATTTAAACGAAGATAAATTAGCTGATTTAATCACTGAAAACCAAAAAGTTGTGGTTCAATTTTCGGCCTCCTGGTGTGGAAATTGTCGCATTATGAAACCAAAATTCAAAAAATTGGCTTCAGAAAACGATGCGATTACTTTTGTGCTTGTTGATGCTGAAAATTCACCTGAATCAAGAAAGTTAGCTAATGTTAGTAATTTACCCACTTTTGCCACTTTTGTAAATGGAAAATTAGTAAACGAAACCCAAACAAACAAAGCCGAGGTTTTGGCCGAATTAGTAAGCGAAATAGCCTAA
- a CDS encoding peroxiredoxin, which produces MSLVGKKFPSIAVDAISEMGDNLKINIFEEATKNNKKVLLFWYPKDFTFVCPTELHAFQAALPEFEKRNTIVIGASCDTNEVHFAWLNTPKNNGGIEGVTYPILADTNRNLSNILGILDIDSTEYSEETDSVIVEGSNVTFRATYLIDETGKIFHESVNDMPLGRNVNEYLRMVDAYTHIQEKGEVCPANWEAGKEAMSADRKSTAAYLSLN; this is translated from the coding sequence ATGTCATTAGTAGGAAAAAAATTCCCAAGCATTGCAGTTGACGCCATCTCAGAAATGGGCGATAATTTGAAAATCAACATCTTTGAAGAAGCTACAAAAAACAACAAAAAAGTACTTTTGTTTTGGTACCCAAAAGATTTTACTTTTGTTTGTCCAACTGAACTTCACGCTTTTCAAGCAGCTTTGCCGGAATTTGAAAAAAGAAACACAATCGTAATTGGTGCTTCTTGTGATACCAACGAAGTGCATTTTGCATGGTTAAACACACCAAAAAACAATGGTGGAATTGAAGGAGTAACTTACCCAATTCTTGCCGATACTAACAGAAACTTATCGAACATCTTAGGTATTCTTGATATCGATTCAACAGAATACAGTGAAGAAACTGATTCAGTAATTGTTGAAGGATCTAATGTTACTTTCAGAGCGACTTATTTAATTGATGAAACTGGTAAAATTTTCCACGAAAGTGTAAATGATATGCCTCTTGGTCGTAACGTAAACGAATACTTACGTATGGTTGACGCTTACACTCACATTCAAGAAAAAGGTGAAGTATGTCCTGCTAACTGGGAAGCTGGTAAAGAAGCAATGAGTGCTGACAGAAAAAGTACTGCTGCATATTTGAGCTTAAACTAA
- a CDS encoding glycoside hydrolase family 3 protein — translation MTLEQKIGQFFFPAVFINDTEENIQATERLIKEHNIGGLTFFHSRASAATNYETKKKIVFNDDSYERLKELVIRYQKCATTPLLMSIDAEWGLAMRVEKTPQYPYAITLGALPESESHLVYEVGKQIGLDLKSAGIHYNLAPLADINNNPNNPVIGYRSFGENKEKVARFTLEYLRGMNDVGVLGCLKHFPGHGNTNVDSHLGLPILEETLDQLLENELYPFIKGIENDVDSIMIGHLAVPALNDGKNTSATLSKSVIETLLREQLHYDGLVISDALNMHSVSKLYDQKGQLEWQAFNAGNDVLCFAENVEEGIQEILENATPERIEASYKRLMKCKQKAGILVDNQPKGNLNFEAASDLNRKIAQNSITKIRDNNNSTVILDASKKGALAKVSLYKNIDNPFFETLNKTILSAEFAIEMDEIDSIDSIEKSLTDYDTLLISLFVPKAKPLNNFDIEEEILEFLKNIFSTKSCILYVFGNPYALQIIPNLKSALGIVQIYQDFTEFQESAAQQLLDNSECKGTLPVIISNL, via the coding sequence ATGACATTAGAACAAAAAATAGGACAATTCTTTTTTCCCGCCGTTTTCATAAACGATACCGAAGAAAATATTCAAGCAACAGAGCGATTAATCAAGGAACATAATATTGGCGGGCTTACCTTTTTTCACAGCAGAGCCAGCGCAGCCACCAATTATGAGACCAAAAAGAAAATTGTTTTCAACGACGACAGCTATGAACGTTTGAAAGAACTTGTAATTCGTTATCAGAAATGTGCTACTACTCCACTTTTAATGAGTATCGATGCCGAATGGGGTTTAGCCATGCGTGTCGAAAAAACACCGCAATATCCCTATGCAATCACTCTTGGTGCTTTGCCGGAGAGCGAATCTCATTTAGTTTACGAAGTAGGAAAACAAATTGGCTTAGATCTAAAATCAGCAGGAATTCATTACAATTTGGCACCATTAGCAGATATCAACAACAACCCGAATAATCCGGTAATTGGCTACCGCTCTTTTGGCGAAAATAAAGAAAAAGTGGCGCGTTTTACTCTTGAATATTTAAGAGGTATGAACGATGTGGGAGTTTTAGGCTGTCTCAAGCATTTTCCCGGACACGGAAACACCAATGTCGATTCACATCTGGGTTTACCTATTTTGGAAGAAACATTAGATCAATTACTCGAAAATGAATTGTATCCTTTTATCAAAGGAATAGAAAACGATGTTGACTCGATTATGATTGGACATTTAGCTGTTCCTGCCTTAAATGATGGCAAAAATACCTCGGCAACCTTATCAAAATCGGTAATTGAAACGCTTTTGCGCGAGCAATTACATTATGATGGATTAGTGATTTCGGATGCTTTGAATATGCATAGCGTTTCCAAATTGTATGACCAAAAAGGCCAGCTCGAATGGCAAGCTTTCAATGCAGGAAACGATGTATTGTGTTTTGCCGAAAATGTTGAAGAAGGCATTCAGGAAATCCTCGAAAACGCCACACCGGAGCGTATTGAAGCTAGTTACAAGCGTTTAATGAAATGCAAGCAAAAAGCGGGAATTTTAGTTGACAACCAACCAAAAGGAAATTTAAATTTTGAAGCTGCATCCGATTTGAATCGTAAGATTGCCCAAAATTCGATCACAAAAATAAGAGACAATAACAATAGCACAGTCATTTTGGATGCATCCAAAAAAGGAGCGCTAGCCAAAGTGAGTCTTTATAAAAACATCGATAATCCTTTTTTCGAAACCTTAAATAAAACGATTCTTTCCGCAGAATTTGCAATTGAAATGGACGAAATCGATTCAATCGATAGCATAGAAAAAAGCCTGACCGATTATGATACTTTACTAATTTCTCTATTCGTTCCAAAGGCAAAGCCATTGAATAATTTTGACATTGAAGAGGAAATTTTGGAATTTTTGAAAAATATATTTAGTACTAAAAGTTGTATTTTATACGTATTTGGAAATCCTTATGCCTTACAAATAATTCCAAACCTAAAATCGGCTTTAGGAATCGTGCAAATATACCAAGATTTTACAGAATTTCAAGAAAGCGCCGCCCAGCAATTGCTGGACAATTCTGAATGTAAAGGAACACTTCCGGTAATTATCAGCAACTTATAA